In Acetonema longum DSM 6540, the following proteins share a genomic window:
- the fabF gene encoding beta-ketoacyl-ACP synthase II — translation MKKRVVVTGLGAISPIGIGKDAFWNSLMEGKSGITRISRFDPTDYATQIAGEVKDFDPTQFIDKKEAKRMDRSTQFAIAAAKMALEDSGMELEKEDRSRIGTVIGTGIGGIETLHDQYKTLFDKGPNRISPFFVPMMIANMASGLTSITFGLQGPCTCVVTACATGTNAIGDAFKMIQRGDADVMVAGGTEAPISPAAVAGFCSMKAMSTRNDEPEKASRPFEKGRDGFIMGEGAGIVILESLEHALARGARIYAEIAGYGSNADAYHITAPAPEGVQAAKCMAAAIADAGLKPEDVDYINAHGTSTPLNDKNETLGIKSLFGSHASKLAISSIKSMTGHLLGAAGGVETVASVLSVAKDEIPPTINYDTPDPELDLDYVPNKSRKQTVRVAISNSFGFGGHNATILVKKYLG, via the coding sequence ATGAAAAAACGAGTAGTTGTTACAGGGTTAGGGGCTATTAGCCCGATAGGCATTGGCAAGGACGCGTTTTGGAATTCCCTGATGGAGGGTAAATCCGGCATTACCCGGATCAGTCGATTTGATCCGACGGATTATGCCACCCAGATTGCCGGTGAAGTGAAGGATTTCGACCCTACACAATTTATTGATAAAAAAGAAGCGAAACGGATGGACCGTTCCACTCAGTTTGCCATTGCCGCCGCTAAGATGGCCTTAGAGGATTCCGGCATGGAGCTGGAAAAAGAAGATCGCAGCCGGATCGGTACCGTGATTGGCACCGGCATAGGCGGTATAGAAACATTACATGACCAGTATAAAACCTTGTTTGACAAAGGTCCGAACCGAATCAGTCCCTTCTTTGTCCCGATGATGATTGCTAACATGGCTTCAGGCTTAACATCTATTACTTTCGGACTGCAGGGGCCTTGCACCTGTGTGGTCACAGCCTGCGCGACCGGCACGAATGCCATCGGTGATGCCTTCAAGATGATTCAGCGTGGCGATGCCGATGTGATGGTAGCCGGCGGTACAGAAGCGCCTATTTCTCCTGCGGCAGTGGCCGGCTTCTGCTCGATGAAGGCTATGTCTACCCGTAATGATGAACCGGAAAAAGCCTCCCGTCCGTTTGAAAAAGGCCGTGATGGCTTTATCATGGGCGAAGGCGCCGGTATTGTCATCCTGGAGTCCCTGGAGCATGCTTTGGCTCGCGGGGCTCGCATTTACGCTGAAATAGCCGGCTATGGCAGCAATGCGGATGCCTATCATATCACCGCTCCTGCTCCGGAAGGTGTCCAGGCAGCCAAGTGTATGGCGGCGGCTATTGCCGATGCGGGACTGAAACCGGAAGATGTGGATTATATCAATGCTCACGGCACTTCCACTCCTTTGAACGATAAAAATGAAACTCTGGGAATTAAGTCCCTGTTCGGCTCTCATGCCAGTAAATTGGCAATTAGCTCGATTAAATCCATGACCGGGCATTTGCTGGGGGCGGCAGGCGGCGTTGAGACTGTGGCCAGCGTCCTGAGCGTTGCAAAAGACGAAATTCCCCCTACGATTAATTACGATACACCGGACCCAGAGCTTGACCTGGATTATGTTCCCAACAAATCCCGGAAACAAACGGTTCGGGTGGCTATCTCCAACTCCTTTGGCTTTGGCGGTCACAATGCAACAATTTTGGTCAAAAAATATCTGGGGTAG
- the ftsY gene encoding signal recognition particle-docking protein FtsY, which yields MGFFDALKAGMEKTRKNLTENIERLVVGYAQIDDELLEELEAILLTADVGVKTTETLLSDIKAAIKKKEIETPQDLKPYLRKRMTEILALNAAAISQGGHKPLVLLVVGVNGVGKTTTIGKLGRYFRQQGKSVMLAAGDTFRAAAIDQLEIWGKRIDADVMKHTEGADPAAVAYDACKSAVARGVDVLIIDTAGRLHTKTNLMEELKKVHRVIAKEIVGAPHETLLVLDATTGQNAMSQANIFSQAAQVSGIVLTKLDGSAKGGVVLAIKHELDIPVRWIGVGEGMDDLRPFIPEEFVAALFADKE from the coding sequence ATGGGATTTTTTGATGCATTAAAGGCAGGAATGGAGAAAACCAGAAAAAATCTGACAGAAAATATTGAGCGGCTTGTAGTTGGCTATGCCCAAATTGACGATGAGCTTCTAGAGGAGCTGGAAGCGATTTTGCTGACGGCAGACGTGGGTGTCAAGACCACGGAAACCCTCTTGTCGGATATAAAAGCCGCCATCAAAAAGAAAGAAATAGAGACACCTCAGGATCTTAAGCCTTATTTGAGGAAGCGGATGACGGAAATTTTAGCGCTGAACGCTGCAGCGATTTCCCAGGGCGGGCATAAGCCCTTGGTTTTGCTGGTTGTTGGCGTCAATGGCGTCGGTAAAACAACAACGATCGGCAAACTGGGCCGCTATTTCCGCCAACAGGGAAAATCAGTGATGCTGGCTGCCGGCGACACGTTCCGGGCTGCCGCCATTGATCAGCTGGAAATCTGGGGCAAACGCATCGACGCCGATGTCATGAAGCATACCGAAGGCGCAGATCCGGCAGCTGTGGCTTATGACGCCTGTAAATCCGCAGTGGCCAGAGGGGTTGATGTGCTGATCATCGATACTGCGGGCCGGCTTCATACCAAAACCAATTTAATGGAAGAACTGAAAAAAGTCCATCGGGTGATTGCCAAAGAAATTGTCGGCGCTCCCCATGAAACCCTGCTGGTTTTGGATGCCACCACCGGACAGAACGCCATGAGCCAGGCCAATATTTTCAGCCAGGCCGCTCAGGTCTCCGGCATTGTTTTGACCAAGCTGGACGGATCGGCCAAAGGCGGCGTAGTGCTGGCCATCAAGCACGAGTTAGATATTCCCGTCCGCTGGATTGGCGTGGGTGAGGGTATGGATGATTTAAGACCGTTTATTCCGGAAGAGTTTGTTGCCGCATTATTTGCTGACAAGGAATAA
- a CDS encoding acyl carrier protein — MTTFDKVKEIAVEQLGVDEADVSMDSTFIDDLGADSLDIVELIMAFEEEFNIEIPDEAAEKIKTVKDAVEYIDKEKQG, encoded by the coding sequence ATGACTACGTTTGATAAAGTAAAAGAGATTGCTGTTGAACAATTAGGCGTTGATGAAGCCGATGTTTCTATGGATTCCACTTTTATTGATGATCTCGGTGCAGATTCTCTGGACATTGTTGAATTGATCATGGCGTTTGAAGAGGAATTTAATATTGAGATTCCTGATGAAGCAGCTGAGAAAATTAAGACCGTTAAAGATGCAGTGGAGTACATAGACAAAGAAAAGCAAGGTTAA
- the fabG gene encoding 3-oxoacyl-[acyl-carrier-protein] reductase, translating to MLLDNKVAIVTGGSRGIGRAVCIALAKAGAKVVVNYAGNAAAAQQTLDEIQKINGQAMMVQADVSRSEDVENMVKQTLDAFGKIDILVNNAGITKDNLLMRMKEEDWDAVLNTNLKGIFHCTKQVSRVMIKQKSGKIINMTSVVGIMGNAGQSNYAAAKAGVIGFTKSMAKELASRGITVNAVAPGYIMTDMTADLPEQAKAEFAKGIPLSRPGMPEDVAAAVVFLGSDQTDYITGQTLNVDGGMVM from the coding sequence ATGCTTTTAGACAATAAAGTAGCTATTGTTACCGGCGGTTCCCGCGGCATAGGACGAGCTGTATGTATCGCCTTGGCTAAGGCCGGTGCAAAGGTAGTTGTCAATTATGCCGGTAATGCAGCTGCAGCGCAGCAAACTTTGGACGAGATCCAAAAAATAAACGGACAGGCAATGATGGTCCAGGCTGATGTTTCCCGCAGCGAAGATGTAGAGAACATGGTCAAACAGACGCTCGATGCCTTTGGCAAAATTGATATTCTGGTAAATAATGCCGGAATCACTAAGGATAATCTGCTAATGCGCATGAAGGAAGAAGACTGGGACGCGGTACTGAATACCAACCTGAAAGGTATCTTCCATTGCACTAAACAGGTTTCCCGCGTGATGATCAAGCAAAAATCCGGAAAAATTATCAACATGACCTCTGTGGTCGGGATTATGGGGAATGCCGGACAATCCAATTATGCGGCAGCGAAAGCCGGTGTAATTGGTTTTACCAAATCCATGGCCAAAGAACTGGCTTCACGGGGGATTACCGTGAATGCTGTGGCGCCTGGATATATTATGACTGATATGACCGCAGACTTGCCAGAACAGGCCAAAGCCGAGTTTGCCAAAGGCATTCCGTTAAGTCGTCCGGGTATGCCGGAAGATGTGGCAGCGGCCGTAGTATTTTTAGGTTCTGACCAGACAGACTATATTACCGGACAAACTTTAAATGTTGACGGCGGTATGGTCATGTAA
- the ylxM gene encoding YlxM family DNA-binding protein codes for MLDRMLLIGSLYDFYGALLTEKQQLYIRLHYLNDLSLAEIADQFGVSRQSVHDILQRAEQVLLDYEKKLKLVERFHHEQELLSQIHESLVNISGTEPQPRLREIIRVVESLLDYERGIGGKEPARNGF; via the coding sequence ATGCTTGACAGAATGCTGTTGATTGGATCGTTATATGATTTTTATGGGGCGCTTTTAACAGAAAAACAGCAGTTATATATCCGGCTGCATTATCTGAATGATTTGTCTCTGGCGGAAATTGCCGATCAATTCGGCGTATCCCGGCAGTCGGTACATGATATTCTGCAGCGGGCCGAACAAGTTTTGCTGGATTATGAAAAAAAATTGAAGCTGGTGGAACGGTTTCACCATGAGCAGGAACTGTTGAGCCAGATACACGAATCCTTAGTCAATATATCAGGAACGGAACCGCAGCCACGACTGCGGGAAATCATCCGGGTCGTGGAATCCTTGCTTGATTACGAGCGGGGAATCGGAGGAAAGGAGCCAGCCAGAAATGGTTTTTGA
- a CDS encoding stage V sporulation protein S codes for MEMLKVSAQSNPKSVAGALAAVLREKGSAELQAVGAGAVNQSIKAIAIARGFVAPNGIDLVTIPAFTEITIDGEERTSIRFIVEPR; via the coding sequence ATGGAAATGCTTAAAGTATCTGCACAATCCAACCCTAAATCTGTTGCTGGAGCGCTCGCTGCAGTGCTGCGGGAAAAGGGATCCGCCGAACTGCAGGCTGTAGGGGCGGGGGCGGTCAATCAATCCATTAAGGCGATAGCAATTGCACGTGGCTTTGTTGCTCCTAATGGCATTGATCTGGTGACAATACCGGCATTTACGGAAATCACGATTGATGGGGAAGAACGGACTTCGATTCGATTCATAGTAGAACCGCGTTAG
- a CDS encoding elongator complex protein 3: MKRCIIPIFIPHYGCSRQCVFCNQHKITGNTEPVKPEKLAETINRYLMTVSRETTFVEVAFYGGSFTALPADTQCSFLRPAYEALSTGKIDAIRLSTRPDCIDPDTVARLRQYQVATVELGVQSLDDAVLQTANRGHTARDAIRAVELVKQAGFTCGVQLMPGLPKENWHKLIKTTELAVKCRPDFIRLYPTVVLAGTALADMYQQGEFRPLSLDEAVKRCAYMKLLCERNHIPVIRTGLQASRELEDSAVTVAGPYHPAFGELVDSHIYYLVVAHALEQIGLPPASRLNPVIIHFHPQEESKMRGMKNNNLLRWQREYGVVCKLRGDLDHKGSVVIEFNSTKFVGNKSMLFSV; the protein is encoded by the coding sequence ATGAAACGATGCATTATTCCCATCTTTATTCCCCATTACGGATGTTCCCGGCAATGTGTCTTTTGCAATCAGCATAAAATCACCGGCAACACTGAACCGGTGAAGCCAGAAAAGCTTGCTGAGACGATCAACCGGTATCTGATGACTGTTTCCCGTGAGACCACATTTGTAGAAGTGGCTTTTTACGGGGGCAGCTTCACCGCCTTGCCTGCCGACACGCAATGTTCTTTTCTTCGGCCTGCTTATGAGGCTCTGAGCACCGGGAAAATTGACGCGATCAGGCTTTCAACCAGGCCGGATTGCATTGATCCTGATACCGTCGCCAGACTGAGACAGTATCAGGTCGCTACGGTGGAACTGGGCGTCCAGTCTTTGGATGATGCCGTGCTGCAGACTGCCAACCGGGGGCATACCGCCCGGGATGCAATCCGGGCAGTGGAACTGGTCAAACAAGCCGGCTTTACCTGCGGCGTTCAGCTTATGCCCGGTTTGCCGAAGGAAAATTGGCATAAGCTGATCAAAACCACTGAATTGGCGGTAAAGTGCCGGCCGGACTTTATCCGTCTGTATCCAACTGTGGTCCTGGCCGGTACCGCCTTAGCGGATATGTATCAGCAGGGAGAATTCCGTCCTCTATCCCTTGATGAGGCGGTAAAGCGCTGTGCTTACATGAAGCTGCTTTGTGAACGCAATCATATTCCGGTGATACGAACCGGGCTTCAGGCAAGCCGGGAACTGGAGGACTCGGCTGTCACTGTGGCCGGTCCCTATCATCCGGCCTTTGGCGAACTGGTGGATTCTCATATTTATTACCTTGTGGTTGCTCATGCTTTGGAGCAAATCGGTCTGCCGCCGGCTTCCCGCCTAAATCCGGTGATTATACATTTTCATCCCCAGGAAGAATCCAAAATGCGGGGAATGAAAAATAACAATCTCCTGCGTTGGCAGCGGGAATATGGGGTTGTATGCAAATTGCGGGGAGATTTGGACCATAAGGGCAGTGTCGTAATTGAATTTAATTCCACGAAATTTGTCGGAAATAAATCGATGCTATTTTCTGTTTAA
- a CDS encoding NAD(P)H-dependent flavin oxidoreductase, whose product MRLPELRIGSLIAKVPVIQGGMAVRISTAPLAAAVASEGGIGLIAASGMTLDELRHEIRLARHLTKGIIGINAMVAARQFANLVKTAIEEGIDLVVAGAGFSRDMFQMGKDSGTPIVPIVSSVKLAKISETLGASAIVVEGKEAGGHLGTDQSMRDLLPGIKKAVNIPVIGAGGVINGRDVAEVIKLGADGVQMGTRFAASEESNAGPALKEFYLKSKPEDVVIIKSPVGLPGRAINNPFAAKTIEGTAPVPQTCDACLKHCAKNFCIIKALIRAQQGDVETGLVFTGEYIHKIKEILPVKEIFARLVKEAKEIE is encoded by the coding sequence TTGAGACTACCAGAACTAAGAATAGGCAGTCTGATTGCCAAAGTACCCGTTATACAGGGCGGCATGGCAGTTAGGATATCAACGGCTCCCTTGGCGGCGGCAGTGGCCAGCGAAGGTGGCATTGGTCTAATTGCGGCATCAGGTATGACACTTGATGAATTACGTCATGAAATTCGACTTGCCCGCCATCTGACTAAAGGGATTATAGGTATTAATGCTATGGTGGCGGCCAGACAGTTTGCCAACTTGGTAAAAACAGCAATTGAAGAAGGTATTGACCTGGTGGTTGCAGGCGCCGGCTTCTCGCGCGATATGTTTCAAATGGGCAAAGATTCCGGTACTCCGATAGTACCGATCGTATCTTCCGTTAAGTTGGCTAAAATCTCCGAAACGCTCGGCGCTTCGGCCATTGTGGTCGAAGGCAAGGAAGCCGGTGGACATCTGGGCACGGATCAATCCATGCGCGATTTACTGCCGGGCATCAAAAAGGCTGTCAATATTCCTGTGATTGGCGCTGGCGGCGTGATTAACGGACGTGATGTAGCGGAAGTCATTAAACTGGGAGCTGACGGGGTTCAAATGGGAACTCGTTTTGCGGCCAGCGAGGAATCAAACGCGGGACCTGCTCTGAAAGAATTCTACCTGAAAAGCAAACCGGAAGACGTTGTCATAATTAAAAGTCCGGTAGGACTTCCTGGCAGGGCGATCAATAACCCTTTTGCGGCGAAAACAATTGAAGGTACTGCTCCTGTACCGCAAACCTGTGACGCCTGTCTGAAACATTGTGCAAAGAATTTTTGTATTATTAAGGCCCTTATCAGGGCACAGCAGGGTGACGTGGAAACCGGGTTAGTGTTTACAGGCGAGTATATTCATAAAATAAAAGAGATTCTGCCAGTTAAAGAAATATTTGCTCGATTGGTAAAAGAAGCAAAAGAAATAGAGTAA
- the rnc gene encoding ribonuclease III has product MLDKRRIRTLSALSDKIGIRFSDLILFHQALIHTSYANEYKGVDIVDNERLEFLGDAVLDLVISDYLYRYFPRLPEGELTKARATIVCEQTLAQHAVKLGIGEHLLLGKGELSSGGRERVSILADAFEAVIGAIYLDAGFNCVFEFILKHFQRDLLMVERGEYNNDYKTILQERVQKNTDGKVQYEVVSERGPDHDKLFEVAVSVNGRRLGIGAGKTKKESEQNAAKQALGELHTLHTS; this is encoded by the coding sequence ATGTTGGATAAACGCAGGATCCGGACGCTATCTGCTCTAAGCGACAAAATAGGCATCCGTTTTTCTGATCTGATTTTATTTCACCAAGCGTTAATTCATACTTCTTATGCTAACGAGTATAAAGGCGTTGATATTGTTGATAATGAGCGTCTTGAGTTTTTAGGGGATGCCGTTTTGGATCTGGTCATCAGCGATTATCTCTACCGATATTTTCCCAGACTGCCTGAAGGTGAATTGACGAAAGCCCGGGCAACCATCGTCTGCGAGCAAACTTTGGCCCAGCATGCCGTTAAACTTGGTATCGGCGAGCATCTGCTCCTGGGAAAAGGTGAATTGAGTTCTGGCGGACGTGAACGCGTATCGATATTGGCAGATGCTTTTGAAGCGGTAATTGGGGCTATTTATTTGGATGCCGGGTTTAACTGCGTTTTTGAGTTTATTCTCAAACATTTTCAACGGGATTTACTCATGGTGGAACGCGGCGAATACAACAATGACTATAAGACAATATTACAGGAAAGGGTCCAGAAAAACACTGACGGCAAAGTTCAGTACGAGGTTGTCAGCGAGCGGGGGCCTGACCATGACAAATTGTTTGAAGTTGCTGTTTCGGTCAACGGCAGGCGGCTGGGGATTGGCGCCGGCAAGACGAAAAAAGAATCGGAACAAAACGCTGCGAAACAAGCGCTCGGTGAATTGCACACATTACACACTTCCTGA
- the smc gene encoding chromosome segregation protein SMC, which produces MFLLLRKFEAYGFKSFADKTELEFGPGITVIVGPNGSGKSNISDAIRWVLGEQNIRNLRGAKTEDIIFAGSTKRRPLGVAEVSLIFDNSDHALPLDYNEVIITRRVFRSGESEYMINKSLCRLKDIQDLLTEAGLGRESMTIIGQNKIDEVLNSKPEERRLLFEEAAGITKYKHRKKEALRKLDDTEQNLVRVADIMAELETQLTPLSESAAKTEQYNTWHHELVACQVTQLLNKLQRAQQMVTSANAEREAFESGRIEMTTRLSVSEAELEKLTAELQAADSQVSVCETEINGIHTETERLDGRTAVLEERIVQKNQAIERIQADILRVGEQVRQIQQKLAESQTGFTEKRDHALQFNNTVILAEAELSETNRQLAAIEEQIAQGRDQAFDYLQELAGEKNSLQSLDRQTTQLASRQRQLQTEQANCNLQLEQIDGTLGQLQEQQSALRRNMQLADEKIQVLYQQKQSLEQKGFSLASEEKQVTQRWNESKSRWQILQNMQQDYEGFGQGIKSILKAQADWRPGVLGAVAQVISVPAEYVLAVETALGAALQHLIVENDSVAKKAIDYLKQQKSGRVTFLPLNTIQLRPPRDFERNAAKEAGVVGLASQLVHTDAKFANVTEYLLGRTVVVKDLETALTIARKYSYSLRIVTLDGEQLHPGGSVTGGVSNRKESSFLGRASEIESLQQVTAQLSSQLSQLNAAREQWKEELANLNQALSAQSEEKNGTRLQSVQLEGSVAKTAADQERICLTLKTIEEEILIIEQEKMALEEKAALTRQKIVEFENRSHQHKDQVSQWQSALKTLQGNREIYAARITDLKVKYTTLEQEALALEGICGKYRTDMDSYVHQLKSLNQDQETWLGEIQGCRQELQSIVETKNDLLSRKALAENNRKEFYANKMAILSGMQKLEAETKELRRRCHETENRLHELQLMVTKYEYEVNYGFEQLKDHFCLTLEAAQEMYLKEDHHSLASRIKQLEFEITALGPINPGAIEEYIRIKDRFEFLQQQYKDLVEAKDCLLSVIFDIDQTMSKQFIAAFAQINEHFSDIFTRLFGGGKAEVCLVDPDNILETGIEITVQPPGKKQQNLALLSGGERALTVIALLFSFLAYRPAPFCAVDEIDAALDEANVQRFSEFLKDYAKKTQFIVVTHRKGTMESADMMHGVTMEESGVSRLVSVKFMDRAG; this is translated from the coding sequence ATGTTCTTGCTACTACGCAAGTTTGAAGCATATGGATTCAAATCTTTTGCCGATAAAACTGAACTTGAATTTGGGCCGGGGATTACTGTTATCGTCGGGCCTAACGGCAGCGGCAAAAGCAATATCTCAGACGCAATCCGCTGGGTGCTGGGAGAGCAGAATATCCGCAACTTGCGCGGCGCTAAAACGGAAGATATTATATTTGCCGGCAGCACCAAACGGCGGCCTCTGGGGGTGGCGGAAGTCTCGCTGATTTTCGATAATTCCGATCATGCGTTGCCGCTGGATTATAACGAAGTGATTATTACCCGGCGGGTATTCCGTTCCGGCGAGAGTGAATATATGATCAACAAATCCTTATGCCGCCTTAAGGACATTCAGGATTTGTTGACTGAGGCCGGACTTGGCCGGGAGTCTATGACGATCATCGGCCAGAATAAAATCGATGAAGTTTTAAACAGCAAACCGGAAGAACGCCGCTTGCTATTTGAGGAAGCGGCCGGGATTACTAAATACAAGCACCGAAAAAAAGAGGCCCTGCGCAAGCTGGACGACACTGAGCAAAACTTAGTGCGGGTAGCGGATATTATGGCTGAACTGGAGACCCAGCTGACCCCTTTATCGGAAAGCGCGGCCAAAACAGAGCAGTATAATACCTGGCATCACGAATTGGTTGCCTGCCAGGTTACCCAGCTTTTAAATAAGCTGCAACGGGCGCAACAGATGGTGACCAGCGCTAATGCGGAACGGGAAGCCTTTGAATCCGGGCGGATTGAAATGACAACCCGCTTATCTGTCAGTGAAGCTGAATTGGAAAAGCTTACGGCCGAACTACAGGCGGCAGACTCGCAAGTCAGCGTTTGCGAAACCGAAATCAACGGTATCCATACCGAAACCGAACGGCTGGATGGAAGAACGGCAGTTCTGGAAGAACGTATTGTCCAAAAAAATCAGGCCATTGAGAGAATTCAGGCCGATATCCTTCGGGTCGGCGAGCAAGTGCGGCAGATTCAGCAAAAACTCGCAGAATCGCAGACAGGGTTTACAGAAAAAAGAGATCATGCTCTGCAGTTTAATAATACAGTCATTTTGGCCGAAGCCGAACTCAGTGAAACCAACCGACAATTGGCAGCGATAGAGGAACAAATTGCCCAGGGCAGAGATCAGGCCTTTGACTATCTGCAGGAATTGGCCGGTGAAAAAAACAGCCTGCAGTCCCTGGATCGCCAAACAACGCAGCTTGCATCCCGGCAAAGGCAATTGCAGACCGAGCAAGCCAACTGCAATCTGCAGCTGGAGCAGATTGACGGGACGCTCGGTCAGTTGCAGGAACAGCAGTCCGCGCTACGGCGGAATATGCAGCTGGCGGATGAAAAAATCCAGGTTCTGTATCAGCAAAAGCAAAGCCTGGAACAAAAAGGATTTTCCTTAGCCAGTGAAGAGAAACAAGTGACGCAACGCTGGAATGAGTCCAAGTCCCGTTGGCAAATTCTGCAGAATATGCAGCAGGATTACGAAGGGTTCGGCCAGGGGATCAAAAGCATTTTAAAAGCTCAGGCCGACTGGCGCCCCGGTGTGCTTGGCGCAGTGGCCCAGGTTATTTCTGTTCCCGCTGAGTATGTACTGGCAGTGGAAACCGCTTTGGGGGCGGCGCTGCAGCATCTGATCGTGGAAAATGACTCTGTGGCCAAAAAAGCCATTGATTATCTGAAACAACAAAAATCTGGCCGGGTTACCTTTTTACCCCTTAATACCATCCAGTTGAGACCTCCCCGTGATTTTGAGCGAAACGCAGCTAAAGAAGCAGGCGTTGTGGGACTGGCCTCTCAATTGGTCCATACCGATGCCAAGTTTGCCAATGTAACGGAGTATCTTCTGGGGCGCACGGTAGTTGTGAAAGATCTGGAGACAGCTTTGACCATTGCTCGCAAATACTCCTATTCCCTGCGAATTGTCACCCTGGACGGAGAACAGCTGCATCCGGGAGGATCCGTGACCGGCGGCGTAAGCAATCGCAAGGAATCAAGCTTCTTAGGCCGGGCCAGTGAAATCGAGTCTCTGCAGCAAGTAACCGCCCAGCTGAGCAGTCAATTAAGCCAGCTGAACGCAGCACGGGAACAATGGAAGGAAGAGCTGGCCAACCTCAACCAGGCTCTTTCGGCTCAGAGCGAGGAAAAAAATGGGACCAGGCTGCAGTCTGTTCAGCTGGAAGGCAGTGTCGCAAAGACAGCGGCTGATCAGGAGCGGATTTGTCTGACTCTTAAAACCATTGAAGAAGAAATTCTCATAATAGAACAAGAAAAAATGGCCCTTGAGGAGAAAGCCGCTCTGACTCGCCAGAAAATCGTCGAATTTGAAAATAGAAGTCATCAGCACAAAGATCAGGTTAGTCAGTGGCAGTCTGCTTTAAAAACTCTACAAGGCAATAGAGAAATATACGCTGCTCGTATTACCGACTTAAAGGTGAAATATACCACTCTGGAGCAAGAAGCCTTGGCTCTGGAAGGAATTTGCGGCAAATATCGCACGGATATGGACAGTTATGTACATCAGCTAAAAAGTCTGAATCAGGATCAGGAAACATGGCTGGGCGAGATTCAAGGTTGCCGGCAGGAACTGCAGAGTATTGTCGAAACTAAAAACGACCTGCTCAGCCGTAAGGCCTTGGCGGAGAATAATCGAAAAGAATTCTACGCCAATAAAATGGCGATCCTTTCCGGGATGCAGAAACTGGAAGCAGAAACCAAAGAACTGCGTCGACGCTGTCATGAAACTGAGAATCGATTGCATGAGTTGCAATTAATGGTAACAAAATACGAATATGAAGTAAATTATGGCTTTGAGCAGCTGAAAGATCATTTTTGCCTGACGCTGGAAGCGGCTCAGGAAATGTACTTAAAAGAGGATCATCATTCCCTGGCCTCCAGAATTAAACAACTGGAATTTGAAATTACGGCTTTGGGGCCGATCAATCCTGGGGCCATCGAAGAATACATCCGCATTAAGGACCGATTTGAATTTTTACAGCAGCAGTATAAGGATCTGGTGGAAGCCAAAGACTGTTTACTCTCGGTGATTTTCGACATCGATCAAACCATGTCCAAGCAGTTTATCGCCGCATTTGCCCAGATCAATGAGCATTTTTCCGATATTTTCACCCGCTTGTTTGGCGGCGGCAAGGCCGAAGTCTGTCTGGTAGACCCGGATAATATCCTGGAAACAGGAATCGAAATTACCGTACAGCCGCCGGGGAAAAAACAGCAAAACCTGGCTTTATTATCAGGCGGTGAGCGGGCTCTGACCGTTATTGCCCTGTTATTTTCCTTTTTGGCCTATCGTCCCGCGCCTTTTTGCGCCGTGGACGAGATTGACGCAGCCCTGGATGAGGCTAATGTCCAGCGGTTTAGTGAATTTTTGAAAGACTATGCTAAGAAAACTCAGTTTATTGTTGTCACTCACCGTAAAGGGACCATGGAATCAGCCGACATGATGCATGGCGTTACGATGGAAGAGTCGGGGGTATCACGTTTAGTATCCGTTAAATTTATGGATAGGGCTGGCTAA